The proteins below come from a single Cricetulus griseus strain 17A/GY chromosome 6, alternate assembly CriGri-PICRH-1.0, whole genome shotgun sequence genomic window:
- the Mamdc4 gene encoding apical endosomal glycoprotein isoform X8 yields MCVCVCVCVCVCVCVCVCLKSKSSHHLALHSLGYSLPAAQSLGKTWVPSHCRSPIEAVCNFVCDCGDCSDEAQCGFHGALTTLSTPFTCNFEQDPCGWQDISTSGYRWLRDRAGAVLDSPGPRSDHTHGTDLGWYMAVGTHHGKEASTATLRSPVMREAAPTCELRLWYHTASRDIAELRLELTHGVETLTLWQSSGPWGPGWQELVVNTGRVQGDFKVTFSATRNATHRGAVALDDVEFRDCGLPTPQASCPLGHHHCQNKVCVESHQLCDGEDNCGDRSDEDPLICSHHMATDFETGLGPWNQLEGWTRNYSAGSMVTPAWPHRDHSRNSAYGFFLISVAKPGTTAVLFSPEFQASISDNCSFTFYYYLHGSEASRFQLFLQAQGLNTPQEPVLLRSHHGELGTAWVRDRVDIQSVHPFRILLAGKTGPGGIMGLDDLIMSNSCRLVPDMSTLQSSRSGPEALALSPQTFIKLPQEACKPGHLSCGELCVPPEQLCDFQQQCAEGEDEQKCGTTDFESTSAGGWEDISVGKLQWQRLGAQNGKPAKDAHQDIPGHFLSLQKAWGQLRSEARALTPALGPSGPRCELHMAYYFHSHPQGTICLLAPGPIPRGPLHGGQDLRTHPYKLPWSGFLALVVVENGFRELVWQAPSSSSGGWTVEKVLLGARHRPFQLEFVGLVDLDGPGQQRAEVDNVTMRDCNPTVTTESDQEVSCNFERDSCSWHTVHLTDAHWHRVKGHGSEYDHTTGQGFFMFLDPTDPPARGQAAVLLTRPQVPLVPKECLSFWYHLYGPQIGTLHLAMRKDGEEDTLLWSRSGTHGNHWHQAWVTLHHQLEVNTKYQLLFEGLRNGYHGTMALDDVAVRPGPCWAPRSCSFEDSDCGFSPGGLGLWKRQGNASGYVPWGPWTDHTTETAQGHYMVVDTSPNVLPKGQVASLTSEEHQPLTQPACLTFWYHLSLHNPGTLRVHVEESTRRQELSISAHGGFTWRLGSVNVQATQAWRVVFEAVAAGVEHSYMALDDLLLRDGPCAQPGSCDFESGLCGWSHLAWPSLGGYSWDWSSGATPSRYPRPTVDHTLGTEAGHFAFFETSVLGPGGQAAWLRSEPLPATTASCLHFWYYMGFPEHFYKGKLRVLLSSAQGQLAVWEQGSHLRHQWIQVQIKVSNSEEFQIVFEATLGGQPALGPIALDDVQYLAGQHCQKPPSSQGEMAAPVSVPVAVGGALLFFVFLVLLGLGSWHWLQKQRCPFQRSTDTATSSFDNILFNADQVTLPESITSSS; encoded by the exons atgtgcgtgtgtgtgtgtgtgtgtgtgtgtgtgtgtgtgtgtgtgtgtgtgtgtttaaaaagtaaaagcagCCATCACCTTGCCCTCCACTCACTTGGCTATTCTCTGCCAGCTGCACAGTCCCTAGGCAAGACCTGGGTCCCCAGCCACTGTAGAAGTCCCATCGAAGCTGTATGCAATTTTGTGTGTGACTGCGGAGACTGTTCAGATGAAGCCCAGTGTG GTTTCCATGGTGCCTTAACCACCCTGAGCACCCCTTTCACCTGCAACTTCGAGCAGGACCCCTGTGGCTGGCAGGACATCAGCACCTCAGGCTATAGATGGCTTCGAGACCGGGCAGGGGCGGTGCTGGATAGTCCTGGGCCTCGTTCTGACCACACACATGGCACTGACTTGG GCTGGTACATGGCTGTGGGAACCCACCATGGGAAGGAGGCATCCACCGCAACTCTGCGCTCCCCTGTCATGCGGGAGGCAGCCCCTACCTGTGAACTGAGGCTCTGGTACCACACAGCCTCTAGAG ATATCGCTGAGCTGCGGCTGGAGCTGACCCATGGTGTAGAGACACTGACCCTGTGGCAGAGCTCAGGACCCTGGGGTCCTGGCTGGCAGGAGCTGGTAGTGAACACTGGCCGCGTCCAGGGTGATTTCAAA GTGACATTTTCTGCCACCCGAAATGCCACACACAGGGGTGCTGTGGCCTTGGATGATGTGGAATTCCGGGACTGTGGGCTGCCTA CCCCTCAGGCCAGCTGCCCCCTGGGGCACCATCACTGCCAGAACAAGGTTTGTGTGGAATCCCATCAGCTGTGTGACGGTGAAGACAACTGTGGGGACAGATCTGATGAAGACCCACTGATCTGCA GCCACCACATGGCCACTGACTTTGAGACAGGCCTGGGACCATGGAACCAGTTGGAGGGCTGGACCCGGAACTACAGTGCTGGCAGCATGGTGACCCCTGCCTGGCCCCACCGAGATCACAGCCGAAATAGTGCATATG GCTTCTTCCTCATCTCTGTGGCCAAGCCTGGCACCACTGCTGTCCTCTTCAGCCCTGAGTTTCAAGCCTCCATCTCCGACAACTGTTCG TTCACCTTCTATTATTACCTGCACGGGTCTGAGGCCAGCCGCTTCCAGCTGTTCCTGCAGGCACAGGGGCTCAACACCCCCCAGGAACCTGTCCTGCTGCGGAGCCACCATGGAGAGCTGGGGACAGCCTGGGTCAGAGACCGGGTTGACATTCAGAGTGTCCATCCATTTCGG ATCCTTCTAGCAGGGAAGACTGGTCCAGGAGGCATCATGGGTCTGGATGATCTCATCATGTCCAACTCCTGCAGACTTGTTCCAG ATATGTCCACTCTGCAATCATCACGTTCTGGGCCAGAGGCATTAGCCCTCAGTCCCCAGACATTCATCAAGCTGCCCCAGGAAGCCTGCAAGCCAGGACATCTCTCCTGTGGAGAACTGTGTGTGCCTCCCGAGCAGCTGTGTGACTTCCAGCAACAGTGTGCAGAGGGCGAGGATGAACAGAAGTGTG GCACCACAGACTTTGAGTCCACCTCTGCTGGGGGCTGGGAGGACATCAGTGTAGGAAAGCTGCAGTGGCAACGGCTTGGAGCCCAGAACGGGAAACCTGCCAAGGATGCTCATCAGGATATTCCTG ggcacttcctgtctctgcagaAGGCCTGGGGTCAGCTAAGATCTGAGGCCCGGGCTCTCACACCTGCCCTGGGCCCTTCTGGCCCTCGCTGTGAACTCCACATGGCTTACTATTTTCACAGTCATCCCCAAGGTACTATATGTCTCCTGGCCCCAGGCCCAATCCCCAGGGGCCCCCTGCATGGTGGACAAGATCTGAGGACCCACCCATACAAACTCCCTTGGTCAGGCTTCTTGGCACTGGTTGTGGTAGAGAATGGCTTCCGGGAGCTGGTGTGGCAGGCCCCAAGCAGCAGCAGCGGGGGCTGGACAGTGGAGAAGGTTCTTCTTGGGGCACGCCACCGGCCATTCCAG CTGGAGTTTGTCGGTCTGGTGGACCTGGATGGCCCTGGCCAGCAGAGGGCCGAGGTGGATAATGTGACTATGAGAGACTGCAACCCCACAGTGACCACTGAGAGTGACCAAG aggTCTCCTGTAACTTTGAACGGGACTCATGCAGCTGGCACACAGTCCACCTCACAGATGCCCACTGGCACCGTGTAAAAGGCCATGGCTCTGAATATGACCACACCACTGGCCAAG GCTTTTTCATGTTTCTGGATCCCACGGACCCACCTGCTCGAGGACAAGCTGCTGTCTTGCTCACAAGACCCCAGGTGCCGCTTGTCCCCAAGGAATGTCTCAGCTTCTGGTACCACCTATACGGGCCCCAGATTG GGACACTGCACCTGGCTATGAGGAAGGATGGGGAAGAAGACACACTACTGTGGTCCAGGTCCGGTACCCATGGCAACCACTGGCACCAGGCTTGGGTCACTCTTCACCACCAGCTAGAGGTCAACACCAAGTACCAG CTGCTGTTTGAAGGCCTCCGGAATGGGTACCATGGCACAATGGCCCTGGATGATGTGGCTGTACGGCCTGGCCCCTGCTGGGCCCCCAGGAGCTGTTCCTTTGAAGACTCTGATTGCGGCTTCTCTCCGGGGGGCTTGGGGCTGTGGAAGCGCCAGGGTAATGCCTCAGGCTATGTTCCTTGGGGTCCTTGGACAGACCATACCACAGAAACGGCCCAAG GGCACTACATGGTGGTAGACACCAGCCCAAATGTACTGCCCAAGGGCCAAGTGGCCTCTCTGACCTCAGAGGAGCACCAGCCCCTGACCCAGCCAGCCTGCCTGACCTTCTGGTACCATCTAAGCCTCCATAACCCAG GCACCCTAAGAGTCCACGTGGAAGAGAGCACAAGGCGCCAAGAACTCAGCATCAGTGCCCATGGTGGATTTACCTGGCGTCTGGGCAGTGTGAATGTGCAGGCTACGCAGGCCTGGAGG GTCGTGTTTGAGGCTGTGGCTGCTGGTGTGGAGCATTCCTACATGGCTCTAGATGACCTTCTCCTCCGAGACGGGCCCTGTGCTCAGCCAG GGTCCTGTGACTTTGAATCTGGCCTGTGTGGGTGGAGCCACCTGGCCTGGCCCAGCCTAGGTGGGTACAGCTGGGACTGGAGCAGTGGAGCCACCCCATCCCGCTACCCCAGACCTACAGTGGACCACACCCTGGGCACAGAGGCAG GCcactttgctttctttgaaaCCAGCGTGCTAGGTCCTGGGGGCCAAGCAGCCTGGCTGCGCAGTGAGCCACTGCCAGCAACTACAGCCTCATGCCTCCACTTCTGGTACTACATGGGCTTTCCTGAGCATTTCT ACAAGGGCAAATTGAGAGTGCTCCTGAGCAGTGCCCAAGGCCAACTAGCTGTGTGGGAGCAGGGCAGTCACTTGCGGCACCAGTGGATACAAGTCCAGATCAAAGTGTCCAACTCTGAGGAGTTCCAG ATTGTTTTTGAAGCCACTCTGGGTGGCCAGCCAGCTCTGGGGCCCATTGCCCTCGATGATGTGCAATACTTGGCAGGGCAGCACTGCCAGAAACCTCCGTCTAGCCAGG GTGAAATGGCAGCACCTGTGTCTGTGCCGGTTGCTGTTGGAGGGGCCCTCCTCTTCTTCGTGTTCCTGGTGCTCCTGGGCCTTGGGAGTTGGCACTGGCTACAGAAGCAGCGCTGTCCCTTCCAGAGGAGTACAGATACAGCAACCTCTAGTTTTGACAACATCCTCTTCAATGCG GATCAAGTTACCCTCCCAGAATCCATCACCAGCAGCTCATAG
- the Mamdc4 gene encoding apical endosomal glycoprotein isoform X5 encodes MYLPSHLLSTLVLLMAAQSLGKTWVPSHCRSPIEAVCNFVCDCGDCSDEAQCGFHGALTTLSTPFTCNFEQDPCGWQDISTSGYRWLRDRAGAVLDSPGPRSDHTHGTDLGWYMAVGTHHGKEASTATLRSPVMREAAPTCELRLWYHTASRDIAELRLELTHGVETLTLWQSSGPWGPGWQELVVNTGRVQGDFKVTFSATRNATHRGAVALDDVEFRDCGLPTPQASCPLGHHHCQNKVCVESHQLCDGEDNCGDRSDEDPLICSHHMATDFETGLGPWNQLEGWTRNYSAGSMVTPAWPHRDHSRNSAYGFFLISVAKPGTTAVLFSPEFQASISDNCSFTFYYYLHGSEASRFQLFLQAQGLNTPQEPVLLRSHHGELGTAWVRDRVDIQSVHPFRILLAGKTGPGGIMGLDDLIMSNSCRLVPDMSTLQSSRSGPEALALSPQTFIKLPQEACKPGHLSCGELCVPPEQLCDFQQQCAEGEDEQKCGTTDFESTSAGGWEDISVGKLQWQRLGAQNGKPAKDAHQDIPGHFLSLQKAWGQLRSEARALTPALGPSGPRCELHMAYYFHSHPQGFLALVVVENGFRELVWQAPSSSSGGWTVEKVLLGARHRPFQLEFVGLVDLDGPGQQRAEVDNVTMRDCNPTVTTESDQEVSCNFERDSCSWHTVHLTDAHWHRVKGHGSEYDHTTGQGFFMFLDPTDPPARGQAAVLLTRPQVPLVPKECLSFWYHLYGPQIGTLHLAMRKDGEEDTLLWSRSGTHGNHWHQAWVTLHHQLEVNTKYQLLFEGLRNGYHGTMALDDVAVRPGPCWAPRSCSFEDSDCGFSPGGLGLWKRQGNASGYVPWGPWTDHTTETAQGHYMVVDTSPNVLPKGQVASLTSEEHQPLTQPACLTFWYHLSLHNPGTLRVHVEESTRRQELSISAHGGFTWRLGSVNVQATQAWRVVFEAVAAGVEHSYMALDDLLLRDGPCAQPGSCDFESGLCGWSHLAWPSLGGYSWDWSSGATPSRYPRPTVDHTLGTEAGHFAFFETSVLGPGGQAAWLRSEPLPATTASCLHFWYYMGFPEHFYKGKLRVLLSSAQGQLAVWEQGSHLRHQWIQVQIKVSNSEEFQIVFEATLGGQPALGPIALDDVQYLAGQHCQKPPSSQGEMAAPVSVPVAVGGALLFFVFLVLLGLGSWHWLQKQRCPFQRSTDTATSSFDNILFNADQVTLPESITSSS; translated from the exons ATGTACCTGCCTAGCCACCTCCTGTCAACCTTGGTACTACTTATGG CTGCACAGTCCCTAGGCAAGACCTGGGTCCCCAGCCACTGTAGAAGTCCCATCGAAGCTGTATGCAATTTTGTGTGTGACTGCGGAGACTGTTCAGATGAAGCCCAGTGTG GTTTCCATGGTGCCTTAACCACCCTGAGCACCCCTTTCACCTGCAACTTCGAGCAGGACCCCTGTGGCTGGCAGGACATCAGCACCTCAGGCTATAGATGGCTTCGAGACCGGGCAGGGGCGGTGCTGGATAGTCCTGGGCCTCGTTCTGACCACACACATGGCACTGACTTGG GCTGGTACATGGCTGTGGGAACCCACCATGGGAAGGAGGCATCCACCGCAACTCTGCGCTCCCCTGTCATGCGGGAGGCAGCCCCTACCTGTGAACTGAGGCTCTGGTACCACACAGCCTCTAGAG ATATCGCTGAGCTGCGGCTGGAGCTGACCCATGGTGTAGAGACACTGACCCTGTGGCAGAGCTCAGGACCCTGGGGTCCTGGCTGGCAGGAGCTGGTAGTGAACACTGGCCGCGTCCAGGGTGATTTCAAA GTGACATTTTCTGCCACCCGAAATGCCACACACAGGGGTGCTGTGGCCTTGGATGATGTGGAATTCCGGGACTGTGGGCTGCCTA CCCCTCAGGCCAGCTGCCCCCTGGGGCACCATCACTGCCAGAACAAGGTTTGTGTGGAATCCCATCAGCTGTGTGACGGTGAAGACAACTGTGGGGACAGATCTGATGAAGACCCACTGATCTGCA GCCACCACATGGCCACTGACTTTGAGACAGGCCTGGGACCATGGAACCAGTTGGAGGGCTGGACCCGGAACTACAGTGCTGGCAGCATGGTGACCCCTGCCTGGCCCCACCGAGATCACAGCCGAAATAGTGCATATG GCTTCTTCCTCATCTCTGTGGCCAAGCCTGGCACCACTGCTGTCCTCTTCAGCCCTGAGTTTCAAGCCTCCATCTCCGACAACTGTTCG TTCACCTTCTATTATTACCTGCACGGGTCTGAGGCCAGCCGCTTCCAGCTGTTCCTGCAGGCACAGGGGCTCAACACCCCCCAGGAACCTGTCCTGCTGCGGAGCCACCATGGAGAGCTGGGGACAGCCTGGGTCAGAGACCGGGTTGACATTCAGAGTGTCCATCCATTTCGG ATCCTTCTAGCAGGGAAGACTGGTCCAGGAGGCATCATGGGTCTGGATGATCTCATCATGTCCAACTCCTGCAGACTTGTTCCAG ATATGTCCACTCTGCAATCATCACGTTCTGGGCCAGAGGCATTAGCCCTCAGTCCCCAGACATTCATCAAGCTGCCCCAGGAAGCCTGCAAGCCAGGACATCTCTCCTGTGGAGAACTGTGTGTGCCTCCCGAGCAGCTGTGTGACTTCCAGCAACAGTGTGCAGAGGGCGAGGATGAACAGAAGTGTG GCACCACAGACTTTGAGTCCACCTCTGCTGGGGGCTGGGAGGACATCAGTGTAGGAAAGCTGCAGTGGCAACGGCTTGGAGCCCAGAACGGGAAACCTGCCAAGGATGCTCATCAGGATATTCCTG ggcacttcctgtctctgcagaAGGCCTGGGGTCAGCTAAGATCTGAGGCCCGGGCTCTCACACCTGCCCTGGGCCCTTCTGGCCCTCGCTGTGAACTCCACATGGCTTACTATTTTCACAGTCATCCCCAAG GCTTCTTGGCACTGGTTGTGGTAGAGAATGGCTTCCGGGAGCTGGTGTGGCAGGCCCCAAGCAGCAGCAGCGGGGGCTGGACAGTGGAGAAGGTTCTTCTTGGGGCACGCCACCGGCCATTCCAG CTGGAGTTTGTCGGTCTGGTGGACCTGGATGGCCCTGGCCAGCAGAGGGCCGAGGTGGATAATGTGACTATGAGAGACTGCAACCCCACAGTGACCACTGAGAGTGACCAAG aggTCTCCTGTAACTTTGAACGGGACTCATGCAGCTGGCACACAGTCCACCTCACAGATGCCCACTGGCACCGTGTAAAAGGCCATGGCTCTGAATATGACCACACCACTGGCCAAG GCTTTTTCATGTTTCTGGATCCCACGGACCCACCTGCTCGAGGACAAGCTGCTGTCTTGCTCACAAGACCCCAGGTGCCGCTTGTCCCCAAGGAATGTCTCAGCTTCTGGTACCACCTATACGGGCCCCAGATTG GGACACTGCACCTGGCTATGAGGAAGGATGGGGAAGAAGACACACTACTGTGGTCCAGGTCCGGTACCCATGGCAACCACTGGCACCAGGCTTGGGTCACTCTTCACCACCAGCTAGAGGTCAACACCAAGTACCAG CTGCTGTTTGAAGGCCTCCGGAATGGGTACCATGGCACAATGGCCCTGGATGATGTGGCTGTACGGCCTGGCCCCTGCTGGGCCCCCAGGAGCTGTTCCTTTGAAGACTCTGATTGCGGCTTCTCTCCGGGGGGCTTGGGGCTGTGGAAGCGCCAGGGTAATGCCTCAGGCTATGTTCCTTGGGGTCCTTGGACAGACCATACCACAGAAACGGCCCAAG GGCACTACATGGTGGTAGACACCAGCCCAAATGTACTGCCCAAGGGCCAAGTGGCCTCTCTGACCTCAGAGGAGCACCAGCCCCTGACCCAGCCAGCCTGCCTGACCTTCTGGTACCATCTAAGCCTCCATAACCCAG GCACCCTAAGAGTCCACGTGGAAGAGAGCACAAGGCGCCAAGAACTCAGCATCAGTGCCCATGGTGGATTTACCTGGCGTCTGGGCAGTGTGAATGTGCAGGCTACGCAGGCCTGGAGG GTCGTGTTTGAGGCTGTGGCTGCTGGTGTGGAGCATTCCTACATGGCTCTAGATGACCTTCTCCTCCGAGACGGGCCCTGTGCTCAGCCAG GGTCCTGTGACTTTGAATCTGGCCTGTGTGGGTGGAGCCACCTGGCCTGGCCCAGCCTAGGTGGGTACAGCTGGGACTGGAGCAGTGGAGCCACCCCATCCCGCTACCCCAGACCTACAGTGGACCACACCCTGGGCACAGAGGCAG GCcactttgctttctttgaaaCCAGCGTGCTAGGTCCTGGGGGCCAAGCAGCCTGGCTGCGCAGTGAGCCACTGCCAGCAACTACAGCCTCATGCCTCCACTTCTGGTACTACATGGGCTTTCCTGAGCATTTCT ACAAGGGCAAATTGAGAGTGCTCCTGAGCAGTGCCCAAGGCCAACTAGCTGTGTGGGAGCAGGGCAGTCACTTGCGGCACCAGTGGATACAAGTCCAGATCAAAGTGTCCAACTCTGAGGAGTTCCAG ATTGTTTTTGAAGCCACTCTGGGTGGCCAGCCAGCTCTGGGGCCCATTGCCCTCGATGATGTGCAATACTTGGCAGGGCAGCACTGCCAGAAACCTCCGTCTAGCCAGG GTGAAATGGCAGCACCTGTGTCTGTGCCGGTTGCTGTTGGAGGGGCCCTCCTCTTCTTCGTGTTCCTGGTGCTCCTGGGCCTTGGGAGTTGGCACTGGCTACAGAAGCAGCGCTGTCCCTTCCAGAGGAGTACAGATACAGCAACCTCTAGTTTTGACAACATCCTCTTCAATGCG GATCAAGTTACCCTCCCAGAATCCATCACCAGCAGCTCATAG